A genomic window from Prosthecobacter sp. SYSU 5D2 includes:
- the proS gene encoding proline--tRNA ligase, giving the protein MSQAPAISPTREKDFPEWYQQVVRAADMAENSEVRGCMVIKPWGYGLWENIQKQLDVKFKETGHVNAYFPLLIPLSYLEKEAEHAEGFATECAVVTHHRLEAQKQPDGTTKMIPTGKLEEPFVIRPTSETIIGAAFARWVQSYRDLPLLINQWANVMRWEMRPRLFLRTAEFLWQEGHTAHETYEEAMEETKLMHKVYADFLRNHLAIPVIPGEKTENERFPGAVNTFTVEAMVQDKKAIQAGTSHYLGQNFAKASNIQFLGRDNTRQFAHTTSWGVSTRLIGTLIMAHGDDDGVIVPPRVAPYQIVILPVTPKPDTRQEVIDACEALAKTLRTQVFGGEPLRVHVDKRDLQGGAKNWEWIKKGVPMRVEMGPRDITSRSVAVSRRDQGPKAKEIIGKEDFLRDVTEKLQEIQDALLARATEMRNANMKKMDTMEEFQAFFADSGPGGFALMHWAGSNEEEDKIAKDMKVTIRCVPLSDEFAEEGKCFMTGKPSSKRVVFAKSY; this is encoded by the coding sequence ATGAGCCAAGCCCCCGCCATTTCCCCGACCCGCGAGAAAGATTTTCCTGAGTGGTATCAGCAAGTTGTCCGTGCTGCCGACATGGCAGAGAACTCGGAGGTGCGGGGATGCATGGTCATCAAGCCGTGGGGCTATGGGCTGTGGGAGAACATCCAGAAGCAACTGGATGTGAAGTTTAAGGAAACCGGGCATGTGAATGCCTACTTCCCGCTGCTGATCCCGCTGAGCTACCTGGAGAAGGAAGCGGAGCATGCGGAGGGTTTTGCCACGGAGTGTGCGGTGGTGACGCATCACCGGCTGGAGGCGCAGAAGCAGCCGGACGGGACGACGAAGATGATCCCGACGGGAAAGCTGGAAGAGCCTTTTGTGATCCGGCCGACCTCGGAGACGATCATTGGCGCGGCGTTTGCGCGCTGGGTGCAGAGCTACCGTGACCTGCCGCTGCTGATCAACCAGTGGGCCAATGTGATGCGCTGGGAGATGCGGCCACGTCTGTTCCTGCGCACGGCTGAGTTCCTGTGGCAGGAAGGCCATACGGCGCATGAGACGTATGAGGAGGCGATGGAAGAGACCAAGCTGATGCACAAAGTGTATGCGGACTTTCTGCGCAACCACCTGGCCATCCCGGTGATCCCTGGGGAGAAGACAGAGAATGAGCGCTTCCCCGGTGCGGTGAACACTTTTACCGTTGAAGCGATGGTGCAGGACAAGAAGGCGATCCAGGCGGGGACGTCCCATTACCTGGGGCAGAATTTTGCCAAGGCTTCCAACATCCAGTTCCTGGGCCGTGACAATACGCGCCAGTTTGCCCATACGACGAGCTGGGGTGTGAGCACGCGGCTGATCGGCACGCTGATCATGGCGCACGGGGATGATGACGGGGTGATCGTGCCGCCACGGGTGGCTCCGTATCAGATCGTGATCCTGCCGGTGACACCGAAGCCGGATACGCGGCAGGAGGTCATTGATGCCTGCGAGGCACTGGCGAAGACACTGCGGACGCAGGTCTTTGGCGGGGAGCCGCTGCGGGTGCATGTGGACAAGCGCGACCTGCAAGGCGGGGCGAAGAACTGGGAATGGATTAAAAAAGGCGTGCCGATGCGGGTGGAAATGGGACCGCGCGACATCACCAGCCGGAGCGTAGCTGTGAGCCGCCGCGACCAGGGACCGAAGGCGAAGGAGATCATCGGCAAAGAGGACTTCCTGCGCGATGTGACGGAGAAACTGCAGGAGATCCAGGATGCGCTGCTGGCGCGGGCCACAGAAATGCGGAACGCGAACATGAAGAAGATGGACACGATGGAGGAATTCCAGGCCTTCTTTGCGGACAGCGGCCCCGGCGGCTTTGCGTTGATGCACTGGGCGGGCAGCAATGAGGAGGAAGACAAGATCGCCAAAGACATGAAGGTGACGATCCGCTGTGTGCCGCTCAGCGATGAATTTGCGGAGGAAGGGAAGTGTTTTATGACGGGGAAACCGAGCAGCAAGCGCGTGGTTTTTGCGAAGAGCTATTGA
- a CDS encoding DUF1501 domain-containing protein translates to MKRRSFLKLAGAGGLAAQSGFSLLAKESSHVAHFPMGKAEHCIHIWLGGGASQVDTWDPKAMGSAKDKKPGSDYPSIETSVPGVKVTEHLSRCAGLMENITAMRTVNHDVIDEHAAASNRMHTGRSVSGTTVYPSLGSMIASERGPVTDGVPSYVLIGYPNFSRGPGFLGAKAGFLYLLDTDAGPAGLKRPEHIADTRQSRREQLLHAMRDSAKDLRTGPLLNEYDTSLRESLKLAGPKFMEVFDLKSEKGELRTAYGSEFGQRCLLARRLIQRGVRFIEVSHNLNFVNGTGWDTHNQGQQKQHLLIQDLDQALSTLITDLKAQGLLDKTLIVVNTEFGRPSSYDGGGGRGHQGSTFSVVLAGGGLKHHGAWGVTDDLSKTPVEAPCSVPDLFATVLATLAINPSKELYDGDRPVPITDGGKPVAELFG, encoded by the coding sequence ATGAAAAGACGTTCCTTTCTCAAGCTCGCCGGCGCTGGCGGACTCGCCGCGCAATCAGGCTTTTCGCTCCTCGCCAAAGAGTCCTCCCACGTCGCCCACTTCCCCATGGGCAAGGCGGAGCATTGCATCCACATTTGGTTAGGCGGCGGCGCCTCGCAGGTGGACACCTGGGATCCCAAGGCCATGGGCAGCGCCAAGGACAAGAAACCCGGCAGCGACTATCCTTCCATCGAGACCTCCGTCCCCGGCGTCAAGGTCACCGAGCATCTCTCCCGCTGCGCCGGCCTTATGGAAAACATCACCGCCATGCGCACCGTCAACCATGACGTCATTGATGAGCATGCCGCCGCCTCCAACCGCATGCATACTGGCCGCAGTGTCAGTGGCACCACGGTTTATCCATCCCTCGGTTCCATGATCGCCAGCGAGCGCGGCCCCGTCACTGACGGCGTCCCTTCGTACGTTCTTATTGGTTATCCCAACTTCTCACGCGGCCCCGGATTCCTCGGTGCCAAAGCCGGCTTTTTATACCTCCTGGATACCGATGCCGGCCCCGCCGGATTGAAGCGCCCCGAGCACATCGCCGATACCCGCCAGAGCCGCCGTGAGCAGCTCCTCCATGCCATGCGCGACAGCGCCAAGGACCTCCGCACCGGCCCCTTGCTCAATGAATACGACACTTCCCTGCGCGAAAGCCTGAAGCTGGCCGGCCCCAAATTCATGGAGGTCTTCGACCTGAAATCCGAGAAGGGCGAGCTGCGCACCGCCTACGGCAGCGAGTTCGGCCAGCGCTGCCTCCTGGCCCGCCGCCTCATCCAGCGCGGCGTCCGTTTCATCGAGGTTTCGCATAACCTGAACTTCGTCAACGGCACCGGCTGGGATACGCATAACCAGGGCCAGCAAAAGCAGCACCTGCTCATCCAGGATCTCGACCAGGCACTCAGCACCCTCATCACCGACCTCAAAGCCCAGGGCCTTTTGGACAAGACCCTTATCGTCGTCAACACCGAGTTCGGCCGCCCCTCCAGCTACGATGGCGGCGGCGGGCGCGGCCATCAGGGCAGCACCTTCAGCGTCGTCCTCGCCGGCGGCGGCCTCAAGCACCACGGCGCCTGGGGTGTCACCGACGACCTCTCCAAAACCCCCGTCGAAGCCCCCTGCAGCGTCCCCGACCTCTTCGCCACCGTCCTCGCCACCCTCGCCATCAACCCCTCCAAAGAACTCTACGACGGCGACCGCCCGGTGCCGATTACCGATGGCGGGAAGCCTGTGGCGGAGCTGTTTGGTTAA
- the panB gene encoding 3-methyl-2-oxobutanoate hydroxymethyltransferase translates to MLTTLAELPLKKQAGERVTVLTAYDYPTARLLDETGIDLLLVGDSLGMVVLGLPDTTGVTMEMMLHHIAAVRRGVKRAPIIGDLPFHSYDTPAQALANARLLMEAGADAVKLEGGVPFIPQISAILEAGIPFVGHIGMLPQSVVEEGGYKKKGKTPAQAEQLIADALALDAAGASAIVLESMVPEVATEITLQVKATTIGIGAGSGTDAQVLVTPDLIGSFPWFRPPFAKARADVAGEIQRAVKEWVEEVKAK, encoded by the coding sequence ATGCTGACCACCCTCGCCGAACTCCCCCTGAAAAAACAAGCCGGTGAACGCGTCACCGTTCTCACCGCTTACGACTATCCCACCGCCCGCCTCCTTGACGAGACCGGCATTGACCTTCTCCTCGTCGGCGATTCCCTCGGCATGGTGGTCCTGGGCCTGCCGGACACCACCGGGGTTACCATGGAAATGATGCTCCATCACATTGCCGCTGTGCGCCGTGGCGTGAAACGGGCGCCCATCATTGGCGACCTGCCGTTCCATAGTTATGACACCCCCGCCCAGGCCCTGGCCAATGCCCGCCTGCTGATGGAAGCCGGGGCTGATGCCGTGAAACTGGAAGGCGGTGTACCCTTCATCCCTCAGATCAGCGCCATCCTTGAAGCGGGTATACCCTTCGTCGGCCACATCGGCATGCTGCCGCAGAGTGTGGTGGAGGAAGGCGGGTATAAAAAGAAGGGCAAGACCCCCGCGCAGGCCGAGCAGCTCATCGCCGATGCCCTCGCCCTGGATGCCGCCGGAGCCTCCGCCATCGTCCTGGAAAGCATGGTGCCCGAAGTCGCCACCGAGATCACCCTTCAGGTGAAGGCCACCACCATTGGCATCGGAGCCGGATCAGGCACCGATGCCCAGGTCCTTGTCACCCCCGACCTCATCGGCAGCTTCCCCTGGTTCAGGCCACCCTTTGCGAAAGCCCGTGCCGATGTCGCAGGCGAGATTCAGCGAGCGGTGAAGGAGTGGGTGGAGGAGGTGAAAGCTAAATGA
- a CDS encoding membrane dipeptidase: MLTFDAHLDLSLNALEYNRDLRLPVHEIRRREEGMKDIKGRAAGTTAFPEMRKADMGLCVATQLAGCMVGPRPMANWMSSEQAYAQTQGQLAWYRAMEEDGQMRQIIDLRGLDAMVKLWTDGTPNEGKPIGYILSLEGADSIRSVGHLERHWEQGLRAMGPAHYGVCKYALGHDQVGGLPKGGKELIQEMDRLGMILDVTHLSDGCFWEALDIFQGTIWASHSNCRALVPDVRQFSDEQIKALIERGAVLGAALDAWMMIPGWIKGQTTPQSSGLKLEVICDHIDHIAQLAGNTLHSGIGTDLDGGYGIEQTPEDLDTITDLVRIPDMLAKRGYTQTDIENVMHGNFLRVLRKAWA; encoded by the coding sequence ATGCTCACCTTCGACGCCCACCTTGACCTCAGTCTGAATGCTTTGGAATACAATCGCGATCTGCGCCTGCCGGTGCATGAGATCCGCCGCCGGGAGGAAGGGATGAAGGACATCAAAGGGCGTGCAGCAGGCACCACCGCCTTCCCGGAAATGCGCAAAGCGGACATGGGCCTGTGTGTGGCCACGCAGCTGGCCGGGTGCATGGTGGGCCCGCGACCCATGGCCAACTGGATGTCCTCCGAGCAGGCCTATGCGCAGACGCAGGGCCAGCTCGCCTGGTATCGCGCCATGGAGGAAGACGGCCAGATGCGCCAGATCATTGATCTGCGCGGATTGGATGCGATGGTGAAGTTGTGGACGGACGGGACGCCGAATGAAGGCAAGCCCATTGGCTACATTCTGAGCCTGGAAGGTGCGGACAGCATCCGCAGTGTCGGCCACTTGGAGCGGCACTGGGAGCAAGGGCTGCGGGCGATGGGGCCTGCGCACTATGGAGTCTGCAAATATGCGCTGGGCCATGATCAGGTGGGCGGACTGCCCAAAGGCGGCAAAGAGCTGATCCAGGAGATGGACCGGCTGGGCATGATCCTGGATGTGACCCACCTTTCCGACGGCTGCTTCTGGGAGGCCCTGGATATCTTTCAGGGCACCATCTGGGCCAGCCACAGCAACTGCCGCGCCCTGGTGCCGGATGTGCGGCAGTTCAGCGATGAGCAGATCAAAGCCCTGATCGAGCGCGGCGCAGTTCTTGGAGCAGCATTGGATGCCTGGATGATGATCCCCGGCTGGATCAAAGGCCAGACAACTCCGCAAAGCTCCGGCCTGAAACTGGAGGTCATCTGCGACCACATTGACCACATCGCCCAGCTTGCCGGGAATACTCTGCACTCGGGTATAGGCACCGATCTGGATGGCGGCTACGGCATCGAACAGACCCCGGAAGACCTGGATACCATTACCGATCTGGTGCGCATTCCCGACATGCTCGCGAAGCGTGGGTATACCCAGACAGACATCGAGAATGTGATGCACGGGAACTTCTTGCGGGTGCTGAGGAAGGCGTGGGCGTGA
- a CDS encoding DUF1553 domain-containing protein: MKKILLQICACALAQTALLSAADPAPAPVAQWSFDGHPSQPCKLEGAVVFDQQGPSPKQFSSFAEANRAARFGGEKHGLIRVTDPGANSPYDFDNGDEITLEAWVNPTAVPKGGNVYILGKGRTQNPGAASNNQNYALRLWESGGFLRPGFLFRSRKDGDHAGDWHRWSTTGGFGIGSGWHHVAITYTFGKPDSIRAYVDGEAMPGAWDMGGATTQAPVVDDDEIWLGTSMSKQPSVTFTGFMDEVKLHRTTLSSKVIAQRYPIVPYTPQLPKTGLPEGKVRVEIVENLGKTAKWPRLFPAPTDVYEDDAFGFFQIAQKYIAPGVRAERSNPYLLRAMAQVTLPAGKQDLLFRARGQARLWMDGKIIAEVALGKSGGGAHNEVEHEEAESSGPALRLLGPGDRETRLTINSDGKPHVYILEMLAGNGRVRTTLGETSLSLLSPDGRHLLLTPTDRAIPLTDAGWAAYRKERMSYYTSLDQKNRLALRQKHDAFWAKRHSEARAIATTKKSPSQPGIDSLLSASWKQASGSNDDSATGIDFAKHIQPILSENCYRCHEEKAKGDLRLNTLEAAMLGGESGEPAIVPGKPEESRLISIIHPDATDDIMPPKGDPLPEKDRQLLTAWIKEGASYTSAARKIEPAPLTADLEFLRRVTLDTVGVVPSHQEIAAFLATDSPSRRSQAIDRLLKDPRWADHWTAYWQDVLAENPNILKPTLNNSGPFRFWIHEALSDNLAMDRFVTELIMMEGSVLGGGPAGFSLAAENDVPMAAKAHILSTAFLGQEMTCARCHDSPYHQSKQRDLFEMAAMLGRKPITLPATSSVPLTTFAGRKPLIEITLKPGEIIEPAWPELFEKQLLSASEAAPATAKEDSRAQLAAIITSPHNDRFAQVIVNRIWKQLLGRGFVEPVEDWEASKPSHPELLEWLAKEFVSSGYDMKTLQRLILNSEAYQRQTRPEIPGAPPTFAAPVQRRMTAEQLVDSLFASVGKDLDSEELTMDNDGTQSEKAMISLGIPRRAWEFTSMSNERDRPSLAIPKAQAIVDVLENFGWRPSRQEPKSVRETDPNVRQPAIIANGILGRWVSTLSEDSAITAIALQPDLTPAQLIDQVFLRLLTRHPTDKELALFTEFLSPGFNERIIPEGKRPPPVQQKPLKYVAWSNHLSAGANSIKIEMEKRAREGDPPTTALNAEWRELLEDMVWATLNSPEFVHLP; this comes from the coding sequence ATGAAAAAGATCCTGCTCCAGATCTGCGCCTGCGCACTCGCCCAGACCGCCCTCCTTTCCGCCGCTGATCCCGCGCCTGCCCCTGTCGCCCAGTGGAGCTTCGACGGCCATCCCTCGCAGCCTTGCAAGCTCGAAGGTGCCGTCGTCTTCGATCAGCAGGGCCCTTCGCCCAAGCAGTTCTCCAGTTTCGCCGAAGCCAATCGCGCCGCCCGTTTTGGCGGTGAGAAACACGGCCTCATCCGCGTCACCGATCCCGGCGCGAACAGCCCCTACGACTTCGACAATGGCGACGAAATCACCCTCGAGGCCTGGGTCAACCCCACCGCCGTCCCCAAAGGAGGCAATGTTTACATCCTCGGCAAAGGCCGCACCCAAAATCCCGGTGCTGCCAGCAACAATCAGAACTACGCCCTCCGCCTTTGGGAAAGCGGCGGTTTCCTCCGCCCCGGTTTCCTCTTCCGCAGCCGCAAAGACGGCGATCATGCTGGCGACTGGCACCGCTGGTCCACCACCGGCGGTTTTGGCATCGGCTCCGGCTGGCATCATGTCGCCATCACCTACACCTTCGGCAAGCCTGACTCCATCCGCGCCTATGTGGACGGCGAGGCCATGCCCGGTGCCTGGGACATGGGCGGTGCCACCACACAGGCCCCCGTCGTGGATGATGATGAAATCTGGCTCGGCACCTCCATGAGCAAGCAGCCCAGCGTCACCTTCACCGGTTTCATGGATGAGGTGAAGCTCCACCGCACCACCCTGTCATCGAAGGTCATCGCCCAGCGTTACCCCATCGTTCCTTACACACCTCAGTTGCCAAAAACCGGCTTGCCTGAAGGAAAAGTCCGCGTCGAGATCGTCGAGAACCTCGGCAAGACCGCCAAGTGGCCCCGCCTCTTCCCTGCCCCCACGGATGTCTATGAGGACGATGCCTTTGGTTTCTTCCAGATCGCCCAAAAATACATCGCCCCCGGCGTCCGCGCAGAGCGCAGCAATCCCTACCTCCTCCGCGCCATGGCCCAGGTCACCCTGCCTGCGGGCAAGCAGGACCTGCTTTTCCGCGCTCGTGGCCAGGCCCGCCTGTGGATGGATGGCAAGATCATCGCCGAAGTCGCCCTGGGCAAATCCGGCGGCGGTGCCCACAACGAAGTGGAGCATGAGGAAGCCGAATCCAGCGGCCCCGCCCTCCGCCTGCTCGGCCCTGGCGACCGCGAAACCCGCCTCACCATCAACAGCGACGGCAAGCCCCACGTTTACATCCTGGAAATGCTCGCCGGCAATGGCCGCGTCCGCACCACCTTGGGCGAAACCAGCCTCAGCCTCCTCAGCCCCGATGGCCGGCATCTGCTCCTCACCCCCACTGACCGCGCCATCCCCCTCACCGATGCCGGCTGGGCCGCTTATCGCAAAGAGCGCATGAGCTACTACACCTCGCTCGACCAGAAAAACCGCCTCGCCCTCCGCCAAAAGCACGATGCCTTCTGGGCCAAGCGCCATAGCGAAGCCCGCGCCATCGCCACCACCAAAAAATCCCCATCGCAGCCCGGCATTGATTCCCTCCTTTCCGCCTCATGGAAACAGGCCTCCGGCAGCAACGACGACAGCGCCACCGGCATTGATTTCGCCAAGCACATCCAGCCCATCCTTTCGGAAAACTGCTACCGCTGCCACGAGGAGAAAGCCAAAGGTGACCTCCGCCTCAACACCCTCGAAGCGGCCATGCTCGGTGGCGAATCCGGCGAGCCAGCCATCGTCCCCGGCAAGCCGGAAGAAAGCCGCCTCATCAGCATCATCCACCCCGATGCCACCGATGACATCATGCCTCCGAAGGGCGATCCCCTTCCCGAAAAAGACCGCCAGCTCCTCACCGCCTGGATCAAAGAAGGCGCTTCTTACACCAGCGCCGCCCGCAAGATCGAGCCTGCCCCGCTGACCGCCGACCTGGAGTTCCTCCGCCGTGTCACCTTGGATACGGTCGGTGTCGTCCCCAGCCATCAGGAGATCGCTGCCTTCCTCGCCACAGATTCCCCCAGCCGCCGCAGCCAGGCCATTGACCGCCTGCTGAAAGATCCCCGCTGGGCCGACCACTGGACTGCCTACTGGCAGGACGTCCTCGCGGAAAACCCCAACATCCTCAAGCCGACGCTTAACAACTCCGGCCCCTTCCGTTTCTGGATCCATGAAGCCCTCAGCGACAACCTCGCCATGGACCGCTTCGTCACCGAGCTCATCATGATGGAGGGCAGCGTCCTTGGTGGAGGCCCCGCCGGTTTCAGCCTCGCCGCTGAAAACGATGTGCCCATGGCCGCCAAGGCCCACATCCTCAGCACCGCCTTCCTCGGCCAGGAGATGACCTGCGCCCGTTGCCACGATTCCCCTTATCACCAGTCCAAGCAGCGCGACCTTTTTGAAATGGCCGCCATGCTTGGCCGCAAGCCCATCACCCTGCCGGCCACCTCCTCGGTGCCCCTGACCACCTTCGCCGGTCGCAAGCCTCTCATCGAGATCACCCTCAAGCCGGGCGAGATCATCGAACCTGCCTGGCCGGAGCTTTTTGAAAAACAGCTCCTCTCCGCCAGCGAGGCCGCCCCGGCCACCGCCAAAGAAGACAGCCGCGCCCAGCTCGCCGCCATCATCACCTCCCCGCACAACGACCGCTTCGCGCAGGTCATCGTCAACCGCATCTGGAAGCAGCTTCTCGGCCGTGGATTTGTCGAGCCGGTGGAAGATTGGGAAGCCTCCAAGCCCTCCCATCCCGAACTGCTTGAGTGGCTCGCCAAAGAGTTCGTTTCCAGCGGTTACGACATGAAAACTCTTCAGCGCCTCATCCTCAATTCTGAGGCCTACCAGAGGCAGACACGTCCGGAAATTCCCGGTGCCCCGCCCACCTTCGCCGCCCCCGTCCAGCGTCGCATGACGGCCGAGCAGCTTGTGGATTCCCTCTTCGCTTCCGTGGGCAAGGACCTCGATTCCGAAGAGCTCACCATGGACAACGACGGAACCCAGTCGGAGAAGGCCATGATCAGCCTCGGCATCCCCCGCCGTGCCTGGGAGTTCACCTCCATGTCCAATGAGCGCGACCGCCCCAGCCTCGCCATCCCCAAGGCCCAGGCAATTGTGGACGTGCTGGAAAACTTTGGCTGGCGCCCAAGCCGCCAGGAACCGAAAAGCGTCCGCGAGACCGATCCCAACGTCCGCCAGCCCGCCATCATCGCCAACGGCATCCTGGGCCGCTGGGTCAGCACCTTGAGCGAGGACAGCGCCATCACCGCCATCGCCCTCCAGCCGGATCTTACCCCGGCGCAGCTCATTGACCAGGTCTTCCTCCGCCTGCTCACCCGCCATCCTACGGATAAAGAACTGGCCCTGTTCACTGAATTCCTCAGCCCCGGTTTCAATGAGCGCATCATCCCCGAAGGCAAGCGCCCGCCGCCCGTCCAGCAAAAGCCCCTCAAATACGTCGCCTGGTCCAACCACCTTTCCGCCGGGGCCAACAGCATCAAAATCGAAATGGAAAAACGCGCCCGTGAAGGCGATCCGCCCACCACCGCCCTCAATGCCGAATGGCGCGAGCTGCTCGAAGACATGGTCTGGGCAACCCTCAATTCCCCCGAGTTCGTCCACCTTCCCTGA